The Quercus robur chromosome 7, dhQueRobu3.1, whole genome shotgun sequence genome has a segment encoding these proteins:
- the LOC126691505 gene encoding alpha carbonic anhydrase 4-like: MTFFHTNPSIIFLFLISLILSSHLYNVSADDSEVEDESPFAYLEDTGKGPTKWGNIDPLWKACGNGKLQSPIDLLNRRVQVFPSLGKLKGDYKPAQAVVKNRGHDISMAWKGDAGHININGTDYNLQQCHWHSPSEHTFNGSRFDLELHVVHQNPSTNKIAAIGVVYKYGRPDPLLTNLFHHIKSVGKEEIDLGMMNPRAINFESKEYYRYIGSLTVPPCTEGVTWTIVKKVMTVSREQVAALRGAVHDGFESNSRPTQELGEREVRFYTEKKNVGSN; this comes from the exons atGACCTTCTTCCACACCAACCCCAGtatcatttttctctttctcatttctctcattctctcgtCCCACCTCTACAATGTCTCTGCAGATGACTCTGAAGTGG AGGATGAATCTCCATTTGCTTACCTTGAAGACACTGGTAAAGGCCCAACGAAATGGGGCAACATAGATCCACTTTGGAAAGCTTGTGGTAATGGAAAATTGCAATCTCCCATTGATCTTCTGAACAGAAGGGTGCAGGTTTTTCCTAGCTTGGGGAAATTAAAAGGGGATTACAAACCAGCTCAGGCTGTTGTGAAGAACAGAGGACATGACATTTCG ATGGCTTGGAAAGGAGATGCCGGACATATTAACATAAATGGGACTGACTACAATCTGCAACAGTGTCATTGGCATTCACCATCTGAGCACACGTTCAATGGATCAAG GTTTGACTTGGAGCTCCATGTAGTTCATCAAAACCCCAGTACTAACAAGATAGCTGCTATTGGAGTTGTTTACAAATATGGCCGCCCTGATCCCTTGCTTACAAAC TTGTTCCACCACATAAAGTCAGTTGGGAAAGAAGAGATAGATTTGGGGATGATGAACCCAAGAGCTATTAATTTTGAGAGCAAAGAGTATTACAGATACATTGGTTCTCTTACAGTTCCTCCCTGCACTGAGGGTGTCACTTGGACAATAGTCAAGAAG GTGATGACAGTTTCAAGGGAACAAGTGGCAGCATTAAGGGGAGCTGTTCACGAT GGATTTGAGTCAAATTCAAGGCCAACTCAGGAATTGGGTGAAAGAGAAGTTCGCTTTTACACGGAAAAGAAGAATGTAGGTTCTAATTAG